The following are encoded in a window of Doryrhamphus excisus isolate RoL2022-K1 chromosome 16, RoL_Dexc_1.0, whole genome shotgun sequence genomic DNA:
- the pou3f3b gene encoding POU domain, class 3, transcription factor 3-B isoform X2, whose product MATAASNPYLASNTILSSGSIVHSDSGGGGMQPGSAAVTSGSGGYRGDPSIKMVQSDFMQGAMAASNGGHMLSHAHQWVTSLPHAAAAAAAAVAAAEAGSPWSSSPVGMTASPQQQDVKNPARDDLHTGTALHHRPPHLAHQTHAGAWGSTTAAHINSISGGQQQQSLIYSQPGGFTVNGMLSPGSQSLVHPGLVRGDTPDLDHGSHHHHHQHHPHHQHHGGVNNHDPHSDDDTPTSDDLEQFAKQFKQRRIKLGFTQADVGLALGTLYGNVFSQTTICRFEALQLSFKNMCKLKPLLNKWLEEADSSTGSPTSIDKIAAQGRKRKKRTSIEVSVKGALESHFLKCPKPSAQEISTLADNLQLEKEVVRVWFCNRRQKEKRMTPPGVAQTPEDVYSQVGNGHFLVDYLKDASEASDQRVTTTSSFHQAPT is encoded by the exons ATGGCCACCGCGGCTTCCAATCCTTATCTGGCCAGCAATACCATCCTCTCGTCCGGCTCCATCGTGCACTCTGACTCGGGAGGCGGTGGCATGCAGCCTGGCAGTGCTGCTGTTACCTCGGGCTCCGGGGGCTACAGAGGGGACCCCTCCATCAAGATGGTGCAGAGTGACTTTATGCAAGGCGCCATGGCAGCGAGCAACGGGGGACACATGCTGAGCCATGCCCACCAGTGGGTGACGTCTCTCCCccacgccgccgccgcagcTGCGGCCGCCGTGGCCGCAGCCGAAGCGGGGTCTCCCTGGTCGTCGAGCCCGGTCGGCATGACTGCGAGTCCGCAGCAGCAGGACGTGAAGAACCCCGCCAGAGACGACCTGCACAcgggcacggcgctgcaccacCGGCCGCCTCACCTCGCCCACCAGACTCACGCCGGGGCTTGGGGCAGCACCACCGCGGCGCACATTAACTCCATATCCGgtgggcagcagcagcagtcgcTGATTTACTCCCAGCCTGGGGGGTTCACTGTGAACGGCATGCTGAGCCCCGGGAGCCAGAGCCTGGTGCACCCAGGCTTAGTGAGGGGCGACACGCCGGATCTGGACCACGGcagccaccaccaccatcaccagcaCCATCCTCACCACCAGCACCACGGCGGCGTCAACAACCACGACCCGCACTCGGACGACGACACGCCGACCTCGGACGACCTGGAGCAGTTCGCCAAGCAGTTCAAGCAGCGGAGGATCAAGCTGGGCTTCACGCAGGCGGACGTGGGCCTGGCGCTGGGCACCCTCTACGGCAACGTCTTCTCCCAGACCACCATCTGTAGATTCGAGGCTCTGCAGCTCAGCTTCAAGAACATGTGCAAGCTGAAGCCGCTGCTGAACAAGTGGCTGGAAGAGGCCGACTCGTCCACCGGCAGCCCCACCAGCATCGACAAGATCGCGGCGCAGGGGAGGAAGCGGAAGAAGCGCACGTCCATCGAGGTGAGCGTCAAGGGGGCCCTGGAGAGCCACTTTCTCAAGTGCCCCAAACCCTCGGCGCAGGAAATCAGCACCCTGGCGGACAACCTGCAGCTGGAGAAGGAGGTGGTCAGAGTGTGGTTTTGCAATAGGAGACAGAAGGAGAAGCGGATGACGCCGCCGGGAGTGGCGCAGACGCCGGAGGATGTGTACTCTCAGGTCGGCAAT GGGCATTTTTTAGTAGATTACTTAAAAGATGCGAGTGAGGCGAGCGACCAGAGGGTGACAACCACAAGTTCATTCCACCAG GCACCCACATGA
- the pou3f3b gene encoding POU domain, class 3, transcription factor 3-B isoform X1, which produces MATAASNPYLASNTILSSGSIVHSDSGGGGMQPGSAAVTSGSGGYRGDPSIKMVQSDFMQGAMAASNGGHMLSHAHQWVTSLPHAAAAAAAAVAAAEAGSPWSSSPVGMTASPQQQDVKNPARDDLHTGTALHHRPPHLAHQTHAGAWGSTTAAHINSISGGQQQQSLIYSQPGGFTVNGMLSPGSQSLVHPGLVRGDTPDLDHGSHHHHHQHHPHHQHHGGVNNHDPHSDDDTPTSDDLEQFAKQFKQRRIKLGFTQADVGLALGTLYGNVFSQTTICRFEALQLSFKNMCKLKPLLNKWLEEADSSTGSPTSIDKIAAQGRKRKKRTSIEVSVKGALESHFLKCPKPSAQEISTLADNLQLEKEVVRVWFCNRRQKEKRMTPPGVAQTPEDVYSQVGNGHFLVDYLKDASEASDQRVTTTSSFHQVILAH; this is translated from the exons ATGGCCACCGCGGCTTCCAATCCTTATCTGGCCAGCAATACCATCCTCTCGTCCGGCTCCATCGTGCACTCTGACTCGGGAGGCGGTGGCATGCAGCCTGGCAGTGCTGCTGTTACCTCGGGCTCCGGGGGCTACAGAGGGGACCCCTCCATCAAGATGGTGCAGAGTGACTTTATGCAAGGCGCCATGGCAGCGAGCAACGGGGGACACATGCTGAGCCATGCCCACCAGTGGGTGACGTCTCTCCCccacgccgccgccgcagcTGCGGCCGCCGTGGCCGCAGCCGAAGCGGGGTCTCCCTGGTCGTCGAGCCCGGTCGGCATGACTGCGAGTCCGCAGCAGCAGGACGTGAAGAACCCCGCCAGAGACGACCTGCACAcgggcacggcgctgcaccacCGGCCGCCTCACCTCGCCCACCAGACTCACGCCGGGGCTTGGGGCAGCACCACCGCGGCGCACATTAACTCCATATCCGgtgggcagcagcagcagtcgcTGATTTACTCCCAGCCTGGGGGGTTCACTGTGAACGGCATGCTGAGCCCCGGGAGCCAGAGCCTGGTGCACCCAGGCTTAGTGAGGGGCGACACGCCGGATCTGGACCACGGcagccaccaccaccatcaccagcaCCATCCTCACCACCAGCACCACGGCGGCGTCAACAACCACGACCCGCACTCGGACGACGACACGCCGACCTCGGACGACCTGGAGCAGTTCGCCAAGCAGTTCAAGCAGCGGAGGATCAAGCTGGGCTTCACGCAGGCGGACGTGGGCCTGGCGCTGGGCACCCTCTACGGCAACGTCTTCTCCCAGACCACCATCTGTAGATTCGAGGCTCTGCAGCTCAGCTTCAAGAACATGTGCAAGCTGAAGCCGCTGCTGAACAAGTGGCTGGAAGAGGCCGACTCGTCCACCGGCAGCCCCACCAGCATCGACAAGATCGCGGCGCAGGGGAGGAAGCGGAAGAAGCGCACGTCCATCGAGGTGAGCGTCAAGGGGGCCCTGGAGAGCCACTTTCTCAAGTGCCCCAAACCCTCGGCGCAGGAAATCAGCACCCTGGCGGACAACCTGCAGCTGGAGAAGGAGGTGGTCAGAGTGTGGTTTTGCAATAGGAGACAGAAGGAGAAGCGGATGACGCCGCCGGGAGTGGCGCAGACGCCGGAGGATGTGTACTCTCAGGTCGGCAAT GGGCATTTTTTAGTAGATTACTTAAAAGATGCGAGTGAGGCGAGCGACCAGAGGGTGACAACCACAAGTTCATTCCACCAGGTAATTTTGGCGCATTAA
- the mrps9 gene encoding 28S ribosomal protein S9, mitochondrial: MAAPCTRAVVQCLRRCGTSSSRLKEVSSYASRQVVRRPISTSAVTHRKNLAAAGPEKFTMEFIEKQVEEFNVGKRHLANMMGEDPENFTQEDVDRSIAYLFPSGLFEKKARPLMKHPEEIFPKQRAVQWGADGRPFHFLFYTGKQAYYSLMHETQSKILNVERHQDRLRAKGLLSKDVKQISLSASRWLLKEELEELLVETISIHDYTRFLQLMERLLSLPYCTVEEQFVLNYRRQLTAQARKDTIPALEKDERGVAYSMAEGRRKTSKASVVLRDSGSGSISINGQNYLQYFPVLQDREQLMFPIQFMNMLGRFDLECSVSGDGRSSQAGALRLAISRAICSFLSAGEVEAMRQAGLLTPDPRVRERKKPGQEGARRKFTWKKR; this comes from the exons ATGGCGGCACCGTGTACACGAGCTGTAGTGCAATGCCTCAGAAGATGTGGGACGTCCTCTTCTCGTTTAAAAGAAGTCTCGTCGTATGCGAGTCGGCAG GTTGTCAGGAGGCCGATATCCACAAGTGCAGTCACGCACAGAAAGAACCTGGCAGCTGCTGGACCCGAAAAGTTCACGATGGAGTTTATTGAGAagcaggtggaggagttcaatgTGGGCAAGCGGCACCTGGCCAACATGATGGGAGAAGACCCAGAGAACTTCACTCAGGAGGACGTAGAT AGGAGCATTGCCTACCTCTTCCCCTCTGGTCTATTTGAGAAGAAGGCGCGGCCCCTCATGAAG CATCCAGAGGAAATCTTCCCAAAACAGCGAG CTGTCCAATGGGGGGCGGATGGACGGCCATTCCACTTTCTGTTTTACACAGGGAAACAGGCCTACTACTCCTTGATGCAT GAGACACAGAGTAAAATCCTCAACGTCGAGAGGCATCAGGATCGTCTACGAGCCAAAGGACTCCTCTCCAAGGATGTCAAGCAGAT TTCCCTGAGTGCAAGCAGATGGCTCCTGAAGGAGGAGTTGGAGGAGTTGCTTGTGGAGACCATCTCCATTCACGAT TACACTCGCTTCCTCCAGCTAATGGAGCGATTGTTGTCTCTGCCTTACTGCACCGTGGAGGAGCAGTTTGTCCTAAATTACCGCCGGCAGCTTACAGCCCAAGCCAGAAAAGATACAATCCCAGCACTGGAGAAGGATGAAAGGGGCGTGGCGTACAGCATGGCTGAAG GACGAAGAAAGACTTCAAAGGCCTCTGTAGTTCTGAGAGATAGTGGCTCTGGATCTATCAGCATCAACGGGCAAAACTACCTCCAGTACTTTCCTGTCCTACAAGACAG AGAACAGCTAATGTTCCCCATTCAGTTCATGAACATGCTGGGACGCTTCGACCTGGAGTGCAGCGTGAGCGGTGATGGGCGGTCCAGCCAGGCGGGTGCATTGCGGCTTGCCATCTCCCGAGCCATTTGCAGCTTTTTGTCGGCGGGAGAAGTAGAGGCCATGAGGCAAG CTGGTTTGCTGACCCCAGATCCGAGGGTGCGAGAGAGGAAAAAGCCGGGtcaggaaggtgccaggaggaaATTCACCTGGAAGAAACGTTGA